Proteins encoded within one genomic window of Brassica rapa cultivar Chiifu-401-42 chromosome A09, CAAS_Brap_v3.01, whole genome shotgun sequence:
- the LOC103838014 gene encoding mitochondrial import inner membrane translocase subunit TIM44-2 has translation MASRKLIRDLLITKQPLFLQLARQRRVGTRLGFMPANGFQRRQFSVFSDLTKKIRGEAESNPEFQRTVKEIKEKAQELNGVKEDLKVRTKEKTEQLYKQVDGVWTEAESVAKMVSSSVKDKFSAATEEVKESFKLGKEESAGTGTSTEEDHQQQQQTGTTEGVQNTLFEKFKSSMSSPLDLARKGLDIVKDELRGGSSRKKHLEYTPPPPFTGVRSTRTDLVVTPTKQSKLQQKWESLREKMQAHPAFKRLSGMSEPVVNKSQEIAEDVVERWETSDNPIVHKIQDLNEAVFNETDSGSTYKEIRRRDPSFSLPDFAAEVHEAIRPVLSAYSKGDAEALNKYCSTEVIERCTAERAALKSHGLFFDHKILHISEVEVEETKMMGTTPIIIVRFQTQEIFCVRDKNGKIKEGGQDTIHSVYYKWAMQQVEAGEESMYPIWRLRDVHKLGAAQALI, from the exons ATGGCGAGTAGAAAGCTGATTCGAGATTTACTCATCACAAAACAGCCTCTCTTCCTCCAGCTGGCCCGTCAACGG AGAGTAGGCACAAGGCTAGGGTTTATGCCAGCCAATGGGTTTCAACGCCGCCAGTTCAGTGTTTTCAGCGACTTGACCAAGAAAATTAGAGGGGAAGCTGAAAG CAATCCTGAATTTCAAAGAACAGTGAAGGAGATTAAAGAGAAGGCACAAGAGCTTAACGGTGTCAAAGAGGACCTCAAAGTTAG aacaaaagaaaagactgAGCAGCTTTATAAGCAAGTTGATGGTGTCTGGACTGAGGCTGAATCTGTCGCCAAAATG GTGTCTTCAAGTGTGAAAGACAAGTTCTCCGCGGCCACAGAGGAG GTCAAGGAGTCATTCAAGCTCGGTAAGGAGGAGTCAGCGGGCACAGGAACCTCTACAGAGGAAGATcaccagcagcagcagcaaacTGGCACTACTGAGGGAGTTCAAAATACattatttgaaaaattcaaGTCAAGCATGTCTTCTCCCCTTGACTTAGCGAGGAAGGGACTTGACATTGTCAAGGATGAATTGCGAGGAGGCTCGTCTAGAAAAAAGCACCTGGAATACACTCCTCCCCCGCCATTTACTGGTGTGAGAAGTACAAGAACGGATCTGGTTGTTACTCCAACAAAACAGTCCAAGTTGCAACAAAAGTGGGAATCTTTAAGAGAAAAG ATGCAAGCTCATCCTGCTTTTAAACGTCTGAGTGGGATGAGTGAACCTGTTGTCAACAAGAGCCAAGAG ATTGCAGAAGATGTTGTGGAAAGATGGGAAACCAGTGACAACCCCATTGTTCACAAAATTCAGGA CTTAAATGAGGCAGTGTTTAACGAGACAGATTCTGGATCAACTTACAAAGAGATACGCCGCCGAGATCC ATCCTTCTCCTTGCCGGACTTTGCTGCAGAAGTTCATGAAGCCATCAGACCAGTCTTGAGTGCATATAGCAAG GGAGATGCTGAGGCATTGAACAAGTATTGCAGCACGGAAGTGATTGAACGGTGCACGGCAGAGCGCGCAGCTTTAAAAAGCCATGGTCTCTTTTTCGATCACAAG ATTCTACATATATCGGAAGTAGAAGTGGAAGAGACAAAGATGATGGGAACTACTCCCATAATCATCGTCAGG TTCCAAACGCAAGAAATCTTCTGTGTTCGTGACAAGAATGGCAAAATCAAAGAAGGAGGCCAG GACACGATACACTCGGTGTACTACAAGTGGGCAATGCAACAAGTGGAGGCAGGGGAAGAATCTATGTATCCTATTTGGAGGCTCAGGGATGTACATAAACTTGGTGCTGCTCAGGCTCTCATTTAA
- the LOC103838017 gene encoding pentatricopeptide repeat-containing protein At2g20710, mitochondrial — protein MNHLLLLLRLVRPKPNYTLRSFPFHSTRTPPHDTLQRRVARAGDPSASILRVLEGWLDEGNPVKTSELHSIVKMLRKFSRFSHALQISDWMSEHRVHDISEGDIAIRLDLIAKVNGLGEADKFFEKIPIERRNYHLYGALLNCYATKKVLHKADQLFHEMKDLGFLRGCLPYNVMLNLYIRCGKHALLEKLLREMDDGNVKPDIFTVNTRLHAYSLVSDVEGMEKFLTRCESDLGLDLDLDWRTYADAANAYIKAGSTEKAMEMLRRSEQLVSPQKRKHAYEVLMSFYGAAGEKQEVYRLWALYKELGGFFNTGYISVISALFKAGDIEGVEKIMGEWEAGHSLFDVRIPHLLITGYCKKGMMDKAEEVAKMVLQETSTWERLALGYKMAGEMEKAVERWKKAIEVSKPGWRPHMVVLMSCVDYVEGQRDMEGLRKILRLLSERGHISYDQLLYDMKEAGGGLGWKIVDAMGSSQVQH, from the exons AtgaatcatcttcttcttcttctccgtctTGTCCGTCCAAAGCCAAATTACACTCTGAGGAGCTTCCCTTTCCACTCAACAAGGACCCCACCCCACGACACTCTGCAGCGTCGGGTCGCCAGGGCCGGTGATCCCTCTGCTTCGATTCTCAGAGTATTGGAAGGATGGCTTGATGAAGGCAATCCGGTCAAGACTTCGGAGCTCCACTCCATCGTCAAGATGCTCCGCAAGTTCAGCCGCTTCTCCCACGCCCTCCAG ATATCAGATTGGATGAGTGAGCATAGAGTTCATGATATCTCGGAAGGAGATATAGCCATCCGCCTTGACTTGATCGCAAAAGTCAACGGTCTCGGAGAAGCCGACAAGTTTTTCGAAAAGATTCCTATCGAGAGGAGGAACTACCATCTCTACGGCGCCCTCTTGAACTGCTACGCCACCAAGAAGGTCTTGCACAAAGCTGACCAGCTCTTCCACGAGATGAAAGACCTCGGCTTCCTCAGAGGCTGCCTTCCCTACAACGTCATGCTCAACCTCTACATCAGGTGCGGCAAACACGCTTTGCTCGAGAAGCTTCTCCGCGAGATGGACGACGGGAACGTCAAGCCTGACATCTTCACTGTCAACACGCGCCTCCACGCCTACTCTCTCGTATCCGATGTCGAGGGAATGGAGAAGTTTCTTACGAGGTGTGAGTCTGACCTTGGCCTTGACCTTGACCTTGACTGGCGGACTTACGCTGATGCTGCAAACGCATACATTAAAGCCGGTTCGACCGAAAAGGCGATGGAGATGCTGCGTAGATCAGAGCAGTTGGTGAGTCCTCAGAAACGAAAGCATGCCTACGAGGTTCTCATGTCGTTCTACGGCGCTGCTGGTGAGAAACAAGAGGTCTACCGTCTCTGGGCCTTGTACAAGGAGCTTGGTGGGTTCTTCAACACTGGATACATAAGCGTGATCAGCGCGCTCTTTAAGGCGGGAGATATCGAGGGTGTTGAGAAGATTATGGGAGAGTGGGAAGCTGGACATTCTCTTTTCGACGTCAGGATCCCGCATTTGTTAATAACGGGTTACTGCAAGAAGGGGATGATGGACAAGGCGGAGGAAGTTGCAAAGATGGTGCTCCAGGAGACGAGCACGTGGGAGAGGTTAGCTCTGGGTTACAAGATGGCGGGGGAGATGGAGAAGGCGGTGGAGAGATGGAAGAAGGCAATAGAGGTGAGCAAGCCAGGGTGGAGACCACACATGGTTGTGCTGATGAGCTGTGTGGATTATGTGGAGGGTCAAAGAGACATGGAGGGTTTGAGAAAGATTCTGAGACTGCTAAGCGAGCGAGGACACATTTCTTACGATCAATTACTCTACGACATGAAGGAAGCTGGTGGGGGACTGGGTTGGAAGATAGTCGATGCAATGGGATCAAGTCAGGTTCAACATTAA
- the LOC103838058 gene encoding probable serine/threonine-protein kinase PBL25: MSCFSCFSSKNLENEGSSLPAPYRQTGSPKRTREVVANNAPSQSNNIEAQGFSFRELATATNNFKLENLIGEGGFGRVYKGKLNKTGQVVAVKQLDRNGLQGQKEFLVEVLMLSLLHHSNLVNLIGYCADGDQRLLVYEYMPLGSVEDHLLDLEPDQKPLDWNSRIKIALGAAKGLEYLHDKANPPVIYRDLKSSNLLLDQDFDTKLSDFGLAKLGPTGDTLHVSSRVMGTYGYCAPEYQRTGHLTVKSDVYSFGVVLLELITGRRVIDTMRPSHEINLVTWAQPIFRDPTRFPQLADPLLRGEFPEKSLNQAVAVAAMCLNEEPMVRPLISDVVTALSFLGASSDFSNADSSHLQQNPSEIYHDAVQWDSSPR; this comes from the exons ATGAGTTGTTTCTCGTGTTTCTCttcaaaaaatttggaaaatgaAGGTTCTTCCTTGCCTGCTCCGTATAGGCAAACAGGCTCACCTA agagaacaaGAGAAGTAGTGGCCAATAATGCACCCTCACAATCGAACAACATCGAGGCTCAGGGTTTCTCATTCCGTGAGTTAGCCACCGCTACAAATAATTTCAAGCTAGAGAACCTCATTGGCGAAGGCGGCTTCGGGCGGGTCTATAAAGGAAAGCTCAACAAGACAGGACAG GTCGTGGCAGTGAAACAGCTTGATAGGAATGGACTACAAGGACAAAAAGAGTTCTTGGTCGAGGTTTTGATGCTTAGTCTtcttcatcattcgaatcttgTGAACCTAATTGGCTACTGCGCTGATGGGGACCAAAGACTTCTTGTTTACGAATATATGCCTCTTGGATCCGTCGAAGACCATCTCCTCG ATCTTGAACCGGATCAGAAACCACTAGACTGGAACTCGCGTATTAAGATCGCTTTAGGAGCAGCAAAAGGACTTGAGTATCTCCATGATAAAGCCAATCCTCCAGTGATTTATCGAGATcttaaatcatcaaatctattGCTTGACCAAGATTTCGACACAAAACTGTCGGATTTTGGTTTAGCAAAGCTTGGTCCTACTGGAGACACACTACATGTGTCTTCCCGAGTTATGGGAACTTACGGATACTGTGCTCCTGAGTATCAGAGAACCGGCCATCTCACGGTTAAATCAGATGTTTATAGTTTTGGAGTTGTGCTGTTGGAACTGATAACTGGAAGACGAGTTATCGACACAATGAGACCTAGTCATGAAATAAATTTGGTTACTTGG GCGCAACCAATTTTCAGAGACCCAACTAGATTCCCACAGCTAGCTGATCCATTGCTTCGAGGCGAATTTCCAGAAAAGAGTTTAAACCAAGCTGTAGCTGTAGCGGCAATGTGCCTGAATGAAGAACCTATGGTTAGACCACTAATCAGCGACGTTGTTACAGCCCTCAGCTTCCTTGGTGCATCTTCCGATTTTTCCAACGCTGATTCTAGCCATTTACAACAAAATCCATCAGAGATATATCATGATGCAGTTCAGTGGGATTCAAGTCCTAGATAA
- the LOC103838018 gene encoding diacylglycerol kinase 5: MDNSYESLSDFVKHFYIPSYVLSPESEAQAQPIAPPESPVLVFINSKSGGQLGGELLLTYKSLLNEKQVFDLGVETPDKVLRRIYLNLERLKEDDLARHIRDKLKIIVAGGDGTAGWLLGVVCDLKLSHPPPVATVPLGTGNNLPFAFGWGKKNPGTDTASVELFLDQVLKAKEMKIDNWHIVMRMKTPKEGPCDPLAPLELPHSLHAFHRVSSTDELNMEGYHTFRGGFWNYFSLGMDAQVSYAFHSERKLHPEKFKNQLVNQSTYVKLGCTQGWFCASLFHPASRNIAQLAKVKIANKNGRWQDLDIPHSIRSIVCLNLPSFSGGLNPWGTPNPRKQRDRDLTPPFVDDGYIEVVGFRNAWHGLVLLAPNGHGTRLAQANRIRFEFRKGAADHTFMRMDGEPWKQPLPMDDETVMVELSHLGQVNMLATHDCRSRSMYDPSTPRHQDSAEEYDDNEDDSVTEGEEFRKFGAADTFKIPDEVDISHLS; encoded by the exons ATGGATAACAGCTACGAGAGTTTATCAGATTTTGTAAAGCACTTCTACATCCCTTCTTACGTCCTCTCTCCAGAATCGGAGGCTCAGGCACAGCCCATCGCTCCACCAGAGAGTCCCGTCCTTGTCTTCATCAACTCTAAAAGCGGAGGTCAGCTGGGTGGGGAGCTCCTCCTCACCTATAAGTCTCTTCTTAATGAGAAGCAGGTGTTTGATCTTGGGGTAGAGACCCCGGACAAGGTGCTCCGCAGAATCTATCTTAACCTCGAGAGGCTAAAGGAAGATGATCTCGCTCGTCACATTCGGGACAAGTTAAAAATAATT GTGGCAGGAGGTGATGGAACTGCTGGGTGGCTACTTGGAGTTGTATGTGACCTTAAATTATCACATCCTCCTCCTGTTGCCACCGTTCCTTTGGGTACAGGAAATAACCTTCCCTTTGCATTTGGATGG GGAAAGAAAAATCCAGGAACTGATACAGCTTCAGTGGAGTTGTTTTTGGATCAAGTGCTCAAGGCCAAAGAGATGAAGATTGACAA TTGGCACATAGTTATGAGGATGAAGACTCCTAAAGAAGGCCCTTGTGATCCTCTTGCACCTCTTGAGTTACCACATTCTCTACATGCATTTCACCGTGTCTCTTCAACAGATGAACTAAATATG GAAGGTTACCACACATTTCGCGGGGGATTCTGGAATTACTTTAGCCTCG GAATGGATGCTCAAGTTTCTTATGCGTTTCATTCTGAGAGGAAGCTGCACCCTGAAAAATTTAAGAATCAGCTCGTTAATCAG AGTACGTATGTAAAGCTTGGTTGCACGCAAGGATGGTTTTGTGCCTCTCTATTCCACCCTGCTTCACG TAACATAGCTCAGCTTGCAAAGGTTAAGATTGCAAATAAAAATGGCCGATGGCAGGACCTTGACATACCCCATAG CATCAGGTCCATTGTATGTCTGAATCTGCCCAGCTTTTCTGGAGGGCTAAATCCTTGGGGCACACCAAATCCCAGGAAACAACGTGAT AGAGACTTGACTCCACCGTTCGTTGATGATGGCTACATTGAGGTTGTTGGGTTCAGAAATGCTTGGCACGGTCTTGTCCTGCTCGCTCCAAATGGACACGGTACACGACTTGCCCAG GCAAACCGCATTCGCTTCGAATTTCGGAAAGGAGCAGCAGACCATACATTTATGAGGATGGATGGGGAGCCGTGGAAACAGCCACTGCCAATGGATGATGAAACTGTGATGGTAGAGCTTTCACACCTTGGCCAAGTGAACATGCTTGCAACTCATGACTGCCGGTCCAGAAGCATGTACGACCCTTCAACGCCCCGTCATCAGGATTCGGCAGAAGAGTATGATGATAATGAAGACGACTCAGTCACTGAAGGCGAGGAATTTAGAAAGTTTGGTGCTGCAGATACCTTCAAGATTCCTGACGAGGTTGATATTTCTCACCTTAGTTAG
- the LOC103838012 gene encoding GTPase-activating protein GYP7 isoform X2 has product MVPVVGSGKYITMAVVSENGQPIEDSSVENQGWIVKTAVTDDRTLQWMLSLHQIGLDVARTDRYLSFYENDINQSKLWDVLAIYTWLNLDIGYVQGMNDICSPMIILFEDEADAFWCFERVMRRLRENFRATATSMGVQTQLGVLSQVIKTVDPRLHQHLEDLDGGEYLFAIRMLMVLFRREFSFLDALYLWELMWAMEYNPNMFATYEELENRNNNNAADDPKLLKRYGKFERKYVNSGNNERHSNTIAVFVVASVLQTKNKRLLKEAKGLDDVVQILGDIAGNLDAKKACKEALKIHEKFLKKANRQ; this is encoded by the exons ATGGTTCCTGTCGTTGGTAGCGGCAAGTACATCACAATGGCTGTCGTTTCAGAAAATGGCCAACCCATAGAAGACTCCTCTGTTGAAAATCAAGGATGGATCGTGAAAACCGCTGTTACAGACGATAGGACGCTCCAATGGATGCTCTCACTGCATCAGATCG gcCTTGACGTTGCTAGAACAGATCGGTATCTTTCCTTCTACGAGAATGATATCAATCAATCAAAACTATGGGATGTTCTTGCCATATATACTTGGTTGAATCTTGATATCGGTTATGTTCAGG GAATGAATGACATATGTTCTCCAATGATCATCCTCTTTGAGGATGAAGCTGATGCTTTCTGGTGCTTTGAGCGTGTAATGAGAAGACTG AGAGAGAATTTCAGGGCAACCGCAACATCAATGGGTGTCCAGACACAGCTAGGTGTGCTCTCACAGGTCATTAAAACGGTTGATCCTCGGCTCCATCAACATCTAG AGGATCTGGATGGTGGCGAGTATTTGTTTGCTATAAGGATGTTGATGGTCCTTTTCAGGAGAGAATTCTCCTTCCTCGACGCTTTGTACCTTTGGGAG CTGATGTGGGCAATGGAGTATAATCCAAACATGTTTGCAACATACGAGGAGCTTGAAAACCGAAACAACAACAACGCAGCAGACGACCCCAAGTTACTAAAACGTTATGGCAAGTTTGAGAGGAAATACGTGAACAGCGGAAACAACGAGCGACATAGCAATACCATTGCTGTTTTCGTGGTCGCTAGCGTTCTTCAGACAAAGAACAAACGTCTCTTGAAGGAAGCTAAGGGCTTAGACGACGTTGTTCAG ATACTAGGAGACATCGCGGGTAATCTTGACGCCAAAAAAGCGTGTAAAGAAGCGTTGAAGATCCATGAAAAGTTCCTCAAAAAG GCTAATAGGCAATGA
- the LOC103838015 gene encoding LOW QUALITY PROTEIN: uncharacterized protein LOC103838015 (The sequence of the model RefSeq protein was modified relative to this genomic sequence to represent the inferred CDS: deleted 1 base in 1 codon), protein MSCLRIKLCPVKRVWKSLTTKFHKLRRSKTKLQTRYGASASAKRCSGKNLIRLKRGCLFKKKRKSVVYVHKLFREPIWIPAKQWKPEKELVRENGIDVRAQEFINRMKAGMIAAARNS, encoded by the exons ATGTCTTGCCTGAGAATTAAGCTTTGCCCAGTCAAAAGAGTTTGGAAGAGTTTAACCACCAAATTCCACAAGCTCCGGAGATCC AAAACCAAACTCCAAACCCGGTACGGTGCATCAGCTTCAGCCAAGCGCTGTTCAGGGAAGAACCTTATCCGACTAAAGAGAGGTTGCTTGTTCAAGAAGAAACGCAAATCTGTTGTATACGTCCATAAGCTCTTCAGAGAACCAATCTGGATTCCAGCAAAACAGTGGAAACCGGAGAAAGAATTGGTACGAGAGAACGGAATAGACGTGAGAGCCCAAGAGTTCATCAACAGAATGAAAGCAGGGATGATCGCTGCTGCACGGAACTCATAA
- the LOC103838012 gene encoding TBC1 domain family member 15 isoform X1 has translation MFCCAFMWKSGGEDLQGFYPVRPECQSDVPRTRFKSRAGKTLSARRWHAAFTEDGHLDMEKVLRRIQRGGIHPSIKGAVWEFLSGCYDPDSTFDERTKLRDLRREQYGSWKEECKNMVPVVGSGKYITMAVVSENGQPIEDSSVENQGWIVKTAVTDDRTLQWMLSLHQIGLDVARTDRYLSFYENDINQSKLWDVLAIYTWLNLDIGYVQGMNDICSPMIILFEDEADAFWCFERVMRRLRENFRATATSMGVQTQLGVLSQVIKTVDPRLHQHLEDLDGGEYLFAIRMLMVLFRREFSFLDALYLWELMWAMEYNPNMFATYEELENRNNNNAADDPKLLKRYGKFERKYVNSGNNERHSNTIAVFVVASVLQTKNKRLLKEAKGLDDVVQILGDIAGNLDAKKACKEALKIHEKFLKKANRQ, from the exons ATGTTTTGCTGTGCATTTATGTGGAAATCCGGAGGAGAAGATTTGCAAGGTTTCTATCCTGTTCGTCCTGAATGTCAATCTGATGTTCCCAGGACCCGCTTCAAATCAAGG GCTGGAAAGACACTGAGTGCTAGAAGATGGCACGCTGCCTTTACTGAAGATGGCCATTTGGATATGGAAAAAGTTCTCAGACGTATTCAGCGTGGA gGCATTCATCCCTCCATCAAAGGCGCTGTTTGGGAGTTTTTGTCTGGATGCTACGATCCTGACAGCACTTTTGATGAAAGGACCAAGCTCAGGGATCTAAGAAG GGAGCAGTACGGTTCATGGAAAGAAGAATGTAAGAATATGGTTCCTGTCGTTGGTAGCGGCAAGTACATCACAATGGCTGTCGTTTCAGAAAATGGCCAACCCATAGAAGACTCCTCTGTTGAAAATCAAGGATGGATCGTGAAAACCGCTGTTACAGACGATAGGACGCTCCAATGGATGCTCTCACTGCATCAGATCG gcCTTGACGTTGCTAGAACAGATCGGTATCTTTCCTTCTACGAGAATGATATCAATCAATCAAAACTATGGGATGTTCTTGCCATATATACTTGGTTGAATCTTGATATCGGTTATGTTCAGG GAATGAATGACATATGTTCTCCAATGATCATCCTCTTTGAGGATGAAGCTGATGCTTTCTGGTGCTTTGAGCGTGTAATGAGAAGACTG AGAGAGAATTTCAGGGCAACCGCAACATCAATGGGTGTCCAGACACAGCTAGGTGTGCTCTCACAGGTCATTAAAACGGTTGATCCTCGGCTCCATCAACATCTAG AGGATCTGGATGGTGGCGAGTATTTGTTTGCTATAAGGATGTTGATGGTCCTTTTCAGGAGAGAATTCTCCTTCCTCGACGCTTTGTACCTTTGGGAG CTGATGTGGGCAATGGAGTATAATCCAAACATGTTTGCAACATACGAGGAGCTTGAAAACCGAAACAACAACAACGCAGCAGACGACCCCAAGTTACTAAAACGTTATGGCAAGTTTGAGAGGAAATACGTGAACAGCGGAAACAACGAGCGACATAGCAATACCATTGCTGTTTTCGTGGTCGCTAGCGTTCTTCAGACAAAGAACAAACGTCTCTTGAAGGAAGCTAAGGGCTTAGACGACGTTGTTCAG ATACTAGGAGACATCGCGGGTAATCTTGACGCCAAAAAAGCGTGTAAAGAAGCGTTGAAGATCCATGAAAAGTTCCTCAAAAAG GCTAATAGGCAATGA
- the LOC103838019 gene encoding rho guanine nucleotide exchange factor 8 has product MVAVLERGLSASKSFNIKRMFHSLSTRQQQQQQPQTLVVENGDSHLVESKTPESQNSDCFTESPVESMPPMISPLTRPGKRPERQQADTELKDRFAKLLLGEDMSGGGKGVSSALALSNAITNLAASIFGEQTKLQPMPQDRQARWKKEIEWLLSVTDHIVEFVPSQQTSKDGVCTEIMVTRQRGDLLMNIPALRKLDAMLIDTLDNFRGHNEFYYVSRDSEEGKQASNARSNDKWWLPPVKVPPGGLSEPARKMLYFQKDSVTQVQKAAMAINAQVLSEMAIPESYIDSLPKNGRSSLGDSIYKSITEEWFDPAQFLSMLDLSTEHKVLDLKNRIEASVVIWKRKLHLKDNKSSWGSAVSLGKRELFEERAETILILLKQKFPGLPQSSLDISKIQFNKDVGQAVLESYSRILESLAYTVMSRIEDVLYTDSLAQKQALLAEADAGRTSETDSESAGSSHSGEETEKLDPHYSKTLLDFMGWSDNSSKGGDKPTKSPSLTPKKLSYLEKLENFNGFRSPKDRH; this is encoded by the exons ATGGTTGCAGTGTTGGAAAGAGGACTAAGCGCTTCCAAATCATTCAATATTAAAAGAATGTTTCATTCATTGTCTacaagacaacaacaacaacaacaacctcaAACCCTTGTCGTGGAGAACGGTGATTCTCATCTTGTCGAATCCAAGACACCTGAAAGCCAAAACTCCGACTGCTTCACAGAAAGCCCCGTTGAAAGCATGCCTCCCATGATTTCCCCTCTTACTCGGCCCGGAAAACGACCCGAGAGACAACAAGCAG ATACTGAATTGAAGGACAGGTTTGCGAAATTACTACTTGGAGAAGATATGTCGGGTGGTGGAAAAGGCGTATCTTCTGCTCTTGCTCTTTCCAACGCCATCACAAATCTTGCTg CGTCTATATTCGGGGAACAGACAAAGCTGCAACCGATGCCACAAGATAGACAAGCGAGGTGGAAGAAAGAAATTGAATGGTTGTTGTCTGTGACCGATCATATCGTCGAGTTCGTTCCTTCTCAACAAACGAGCAAAGATGGAGTCTGCACCGAG attatgGTGACAAGACAAAGAGGTGATCTTCTCATGAACATCCCAGCCCTTCGAAAACTAGACGCCATGCTAATC GATACACTAGACAATTTCAGAGGACACAACGAGTTTTATTATGTGTCGAGAGATTCAGAAGAAGGGAAACAAGCAAGTAATGCTAGGTCAAACGACAAATGGTGGCTCCCTCCAGTGAAAGTTCCTCCCGGCGGTTTATCTGAACCGGCTCGGAAAATGCTTTACTTCCAAAAGGATTCAGTCACACAGGTCCAAAAAGCTGCGATGGCTATTAATGCTCAAGTCCTCTCTGAAATGGCAATACCTGAGAGCTACATCGACTCTCTCCCAAAG AACGGGAGATCAAGTCTTGGGGATTCGATCTACAAGAGCATAACAGAGGAGTGGTTTGATCCAGCGCAGTTCTTGTCGATGTTGGACTTGTCGACAGAGCACAAAGTGTTGGATTTGAAGAACAGGATTGAGGCATCTGTCGTTATTTGGAAGAGGAAGCTTCACTTAAAGGACAACAAATCGTCCTGGGGATCAGCAGTTAGCTTGGGGAAAAGAGAATTGTTTGAAGAGAGAGCAGAGACGATCTTGATCTTGCTCAAGCAGAAATTTCCCGGTCTTCCTCAATCTTCCCTTGACATCTCTAAAATTCAATTTAATAAG GACGTTGGACAAGCGGTGTTGGAGAGTTACTCGAGGATTCTTGAGAGCTTGGCTTACACGGTGATGTCAAGGATAGAAGATGTTCTTTATACTGATTCTTTGGCACAAAAGCAAGCTTTATTGGCTGAAGCAGACGCTGGGAGAACCAGTGAGACGGATTCAGAGTCAGCGGGATCTTCTCACTCGGGAGAAGAAACCGAGAAGCTTGACCCACACTACTCCAAAACCTTGTTGGATTTCATGGGTTGGAGCGACAATAGTTCTAAAGGCGGCGATAAACCTACCAAATCCCCATCTCTTACGCCGAAAAAACTCTCCTACTTGGAGAAGTTAGAGAATTTTAACGGTTTTAGAAGCCCCAAAGATAGACATTAA
- the LOC103838020 gene encoding uncharacterized protein LOC103838020: protein MATPSPTSSPPSDSSPSFAATSPQKNPQPSTSSQSQNTPVALAASTSSAVARKSQPVLWTQDETLLLIESHKDKCYSSEIRSFAERVMVMEKKKMEFAEETVKLRKEMEIKRVKLIQSSHAQLLQALNTLLS from the coding sequence ATGGCGACGCCTTCGCCGACATCTTCTCCTCCGTCCGATTCAAGCCCTAGTTTTGCCGCTACTTCGCCGCAGAAAAATCCACAACCCTCGACCTCCTCCCAATCGCAAAACACCCCCGTGGCCCTAGCCGCATCGACCTCCTCCGCCGTGGCAAGAAAAAGCCAGCCGGTGCTATGGACCCAAGACGAGACTCTCCTCCTAATCGAATCCCACAAGGATAAATGTTACTCTTCTGAGATTAGGTCTTTTGCTGAGAGAGTAATGGTTatggagaagaaaaaaatggagtttgCTGAAGAGACAGTGAAGCTGCGTAAGGAGATGGAGATCAAACGGGTGAAATTGATTCAGAGTTCTCATGCTCAGCTTCTTCAGGCTCTCAATACTTTACTGTCTTAG
- the LOC103838016 gene encoding H/ACA ribonucleoprotein complex subunit 3-like protein, giving the protein MYLQCYINEKGEKVYTTKKESPLGSATESAHPARFSPDDKYSKERVLLKKRFGLLPIQGAPVKY; this is encoded by the exons ATGTATCTTCAGTGCTATATCAACGAGAAGGGTGAGAAGGTTTACACCACTAAG AAGGAATCACCGCTCGGGTCAGCAACTGAATCTGCCCATCCAG CCCGGTTCTCCCCTGATGATAAATATTCGAAGGAGAGAGTTTTGTTGAAGAAGCGTTTTGGTCTCCTGCCGATCCAGGGCGCACCTGTCAAGTACTGA